In Sphingomonas sp. G-3-2-10, a single window of DNA contains:
- the ftsZ gene encoding cell division protein FtsZ — protein MSIDFLPPDVDDLTPKITVIGVGGAGGNAIANMIRADVQGVEFLVANTDAQALKQSSAGHRIQLGAKITQGLGAGSRPEIGRAAAEETIDQVQKALEGAHMVFIAAGMGGGTGTGAAPVIAKMARDMGILTVGVVTKPFAFEGKRRAQSAEAGIDELQKYVDTLIVIPNQNLFLIANANTTFKEAFEMADEVLQQGVRGITDLMVMPGLINLDFADIRAVMQEMGKAMMGTGEADGDDRAIVAAQKAIANPLLDGVSMNGAKGVIVSITGGEDMRLLEIDEAANHIRELVDPDANIIWGSAFNTELDGKIRVSVVATGIDADAQAAAKPVAAEQPRVFSFASPRRPAAEAPVATTAPVAEEPAPVAEPGFSEPEPLTFADREPEAVEAAPSIPEAYEPEVAAEPAPVEEESDELLLGSEVAMGAPEPAEDFSIQPPQAPSPELGSRRRWLTSDDADEAPAAPPAPKPERKSGGTLFERMASAARGGNKSDDDDDKDPLDIPRFLRSQNNQ, from the coding sequence ATGAGTATCGATTTTCTGCCGCCCGACGTGGACGATCTGACGCCCAAGATCACCGTGATCGGCGTCGGCGGCGCGGGCGGAAACGCGATCGCGAACATGATCCGCGCCGACGTTCAGGGCGTGGAATTCCTCGTCGCGAACACCGACGCGCAGGCGCTGAAGCAGTCGAGCGCCGGACATCGCATCCAGCTGGGTGCGAAGATCACCCAGGGTCTGGGCGCGGGGTCGCGTCCGGAGATCGGCCGCGCCGCCGCCGAAGAGACGATCGATCAGGTGCAGAAGGCGCTCGAGGGCGCGCACATGGTGTTCATCGCGGCCGGCATGGGCGGCGGCACCGGCACCGGTGCGGCGCCCGTCATCGCCAAGATGGCGCGTGACATGGGCATCCTGACCGTGGGCGTCGTGACCAAGCCGTTCGCGTTCGAAGGCAAGCGACGCGCGCAGAGCGCCGAGGCCGGCATCGACGAGCTGCAGAAATATGTCGACACGCTGATCGTCATTCCGAACCAGAACTTGTTCCTGATCGCCAACGCGAACACGACCTTCAAGGAAGCGTTCGAGATGGCCGACGAGGTCCTCCAGCAGGGCGTTCGCGGCATCACCGATCTGATGGTCATGCCCGGCCTCATCAACCTCGACTTCGCCGATATCCGTGCAGTGATGCAGGAAATGGGCAAGGCGATGATGGGCACCGGCGAAGCCGATGGCGACGACCGCGCCATCGTTGCCGCGCAGAAGGCGATCGCCAATCCGCTGCTCGATGGTGTGTCGATGAACGGCGCCAAGGGCGTGATCGTTTCGATCACCGGCGGCGAGGACATGCGCCTGCTCGAAATCGACGAAGCCGCGAACCACATCCGCGAACTGGTCGATCCCGATGCGAACATCATCTGGGGTTCGGCGTTCAACACCGAACTGGACGGCAAGATCCGGGTCTCGGTCGTCGCGACCGGCATCGATGCCGATGCGCAGGCCGCCGCGAAGCCGGTTGCCGCCGAGCAGCCGCGCGTGTTCAGCTTTGCCAGCCCGCGCCGCCCCGCGGCCGAAGCACCCGTCGCGACCACTGCGCCGGTTGCCGAGGAACCTGCTCCGGTTGCCGAACCTGGCTTCTCCGAGCCGGAACCGCTGACCTTCGCCGATCGCGAGCCGGAAGCCGTCGAAGCTGCGCCGAGCATCCCCGAAGCCTATGAACCCGAAGTCGCGGCCGAGCCGGCCCCGGTCGAGGAAGAGTCGGACGAACTGCTGCTCGGTTCCGAAGTCGCGATGGGGGCTCCCGAGCCGGCCGAGGACTTCTCGATCCAGCCGCCTCAGGCCCCGTCGCCGGAACTCGGTAGCCGCCGCCGTTGGCTGACTTCGGACGACGCGGATGAGGCTCCCGCCGCTCCGCCCGCGCCGAAGCCCGAGCGCAAGTCGGGTGGCACCCTGTTCGAGCGCATGGCTTCGGCCGCGCGCGGCGGCAACAAGTCGGACGATGACGACGACAAGGATCCGCTGGACATTCCGCGCTTCCTGCGCAGCCAGAACAACCAGTAA
- a CDS encoding D-alanine--D-alanine ligase, with amino-acid sequence MGNPARGDREVSKLHVAVLMGGWSNEREVSLMSGNGVADALESLGHRVTRVDMDRNVAVTLAGLKPDIVFNALHGSPGEDGSVQGMLDLMGLKYTHSGLVTSVIAIDKQLTKQALVPHGIPMPGGRMVRTEDLYREDPLPRPYVLKPVNEGSSVGVAIVTNESNYSNPISPEAKGPWQEFDELLAEPFIRGRELTTAVLGDRALGVTELKPKSGFYDYDSKYTEGLTEHVFPAQIPDEITDACMRLAVDAHRLLGCKGASRSDFRWDDSQGVDGLFLLETNTQPGMTPLSLVPEQARYCGMSYPELVQWIVEEALG; translated from the coding sequence ATGGGAAATCCAGCGCGTGGGGATCGTGAAGTGAGCAAGCTCCACGTTGCGGTGCTGATGGGCGGCTGGTCCAACGAGCGCGAAGTGTCGCTGATGTCGGGCAACGGCGTCGCCGACGCACTGGAGTCGCTTGGCCACAGGGTCACGCGCGTCGATATGGATCGCAATGTCGCGGTGACGCTCGCCGGCCTGAAGCCCGATATCGTGTTCAATGCGCTGCACGGCTCGCCCGGCGAGGATGGCTCGGTGCAGGGCATGCTCGATCTGATGGGCCTGAAATATACCCATTCGGGCCTGGTCACCTCGGTGATCGCGATCGACAAGCAGCTGACCAAGCAGGCGCTGGTGCCGCATGGCATCCCGATGCCCGGCGGCCGCATGGTGCGTACCGAGGACCTGTACCGCGAAGACCCGCTGCCGCGCCCTTATGTGCTCAAGCCGGTCAACGAAGGTTCCTCGGTCGGCGTCGCGATCGTCACCAACGAGAGCAACTACAGCAATCCGATCTCGCCCGAAGCCAAGGGGCCGTGGCAGGAGTTCGACGAGCTGCTCGCCGAGCCCTTCATCCGGGGCCGCGAGCTGACCACAGCGGTCCTTGGCGACCGCGCGCTCGGCGTGACCGAGTTGAAGCCCAAGAGTGGCTTCTACGACTATGATTCCAAATATACCGAGGGGCTGACCGAGCATGTCTTCCCCGCACAGATCCCGGACGAGATCACCGATGCCTGTATGCGGCTCGCGGTCGACGCGCACCGGCTGCTCGGCTGCAAGGGCGCGTCGCGCTCCGATTTTCGCTGGGACGACAGCCAGGGCGTGGACGGCCTGTTCCTGCTCGAAACCAATACCCAGCCAGGCATGACCCCGCTCAGCCTCGTACCCGAACAGGCGCGTTATTGCGGCATGTCGTATCCCGAACTGGTCCAGTGGATCGTCGAGGAAGCGCTGGGATGA
- a CDS encoding deoxyguanosinetriphosphate triphosphohydrolase — MSAQASWACTPEISRGRLHEEQNGTARGPRDAFQRDRDRIIHSIAFRRLRHKTQVFMAPDGDHFRVRLTHSLEVAQIGRTIARALGLNEDLTEALCLAHDIGHPPFGHAGEDALKEALTGQGGFDHNGHTLRVLTTLERPYPAWDGLNLTWDTLEGLAKHNGPVRHPQWALAEVDAAFGMELTSWPSLEAQVAALADDIAYDNHDIDDGLRAGLLTLDQLLAVPMIASGWAKVEARYPRVAPKRLIGEMVRAQIGEMVNDLIAATAARVAEAGVGSVADVRAAGKALAGFSDGMRDAERGLKRFMYANLYHHQSQLEAADAARRIVAGLFAAYAAEPARMPAEWRDALPPEDPARSRHIADFIAGMTDRYAINRYVEIYGPVDLPDAF; from the coding sequence TTGAGCGCGCAGGCGTCATGGGCATGTACGCCCGAGATTAGCCGCGGCCGCCTTCACGAAGAACAGAACGGGACCGCGCGGGGGCCTCGCGACGCCTTCCAGCGCGATCGCGACCGAATCATCCATTCGATCGCCTTCCGGCGCCTGCGCCACAAGACCCAGGTCTTCATGGCGCCCGACGGCGATCATTTCCGTGTCCGCCTGACCCATAGCCTGGAAGTCGCGCAGATCGGCCGCACGATCGCAAGAGCATTGGGGCTGAACGAGGATCTGACCGAAGCGCTGTGCCTCGCGCACGATATCGGCCATCCGCCGTTCGGCCATGCGGGCGAGGATGCGCTGAAGGAAGCGCTGACCGGGCAGGGCGGGTTCGATCATAATGGGCATACGCTGCGGGTGCTGACCACGCTGGAGCGGCCCTATCCGGCATGGGACGGGCTAAACCTGACCTGGGATACGCTGGAGGGGCTGGCCAAGCACAATGGCCCGGTCCGTCATCCGCAATGGGCGCTGGCCGAAGTCGACGCCGCGTTCGGCATGGAGCTGACCAGCTGGCCTTCGCTTGAGGCGCAGGTCGCTGCGCTGGCCGACGACATCGCCTATGACAATCACGATATCGACGATGGGCTGCGCGCGGGTCTGCTGACGCTGGATCAACTGCTCGCAGTGCCGATGATCGCTTCGGGGTGGGCCAAGGTCGAGGCGCGCTATCCCCGCGTGGCGCCGAAGCGGCTGATCGGCGAGATGGTCCGCGCCCAGATTGGCGAGATGGTCAACGATCTGATCGCGGCTACCGCCGCGCGCGTGGCGGAAGCAGGCGTCGGCTCGGTCGCCGATGTCCGCGCGGCCGGCAAGGCGCTGGCCGGCTTCTCGGACGGGATGCGCGATGCCGAACGCGGGCTGAAGCGTTTCATGTACGCCAATCTCTACCACCACCAGAGCCAGCTTGAGGCTGCCGATGCAGCCCGCCGCATCGTCGCGGGCCTGTTCGCCGCCTATGCGGCCGAGCCGGCGCGGATGCCGGCCGAATGGCGCGACGCGCTCCCCCCGGAGGACCCTGCGCGCAGCCGCCACATCGCCGATTTCATCGCCGGCATGACTGATCGCTATGCGATCAATCGCTATGTCGAGATTTACGGCCCGGTCGACTTGCCCGACGCGTTCTGA
- the murB gene encoding UDP-N-acetylmuramate dehydrogenase, whose protein sequence is MGETVGVEVTAVAELPKVRGKLTANAPLAPLVWFKSGGAAEWLFEPADVSDLADFLAQLDPAVPVMGLGLGSNMIVRDGGVPGVVVRLGKAFASVEQLDATTLRCGGGASGILVSSKARDAGISGVEFLRSIPGTVGGFVRMNGGAYGRETCNVLTECDVVLRSGERRTLALADLGYTYRHSELPEGAIVVSATFRGHPGEPVAIQAEMDRIAAAREESQPLRSKTGGSTFKNPQGHKAWQLVDEAGCRGLRKGDAQVSEKHTNFLLNLGEASSADIEALGEEVRAKVKAKTGVELEWEIQRVGIVK, encoded by the coding sequence ATGGGCGAAACTGTGGGGGTGGAAGTGACGGCAGTTGCCGAACTCCCCAAGGTCCGTGGAAAACTGACGGCGAACGCGCCGCTGGCGCCGCTCGTCTGGTTCAAGAGCGGCGGCGCAGCCGAGTGGCTGTTCGAGCCGGCTGATGTTTCCGACCTCGCGGATTTCCTCGCCCAGCTCGATCCCGCCGTTCCGGTGATGGGGCTCGGCCTCGGGTCGAACATGATCGTACGCGATGGCGGGGTGCCCGGCGTCGTGGTCCGCCTCGGCAAGGCCTTTGCGAGCGTCGAGCAACTGGACGCGACCACGCTGCGCTGCGGCGGCGGCGCGTCGGGCATCCTCGTTTCGTCAAAGGCGCGCGATGCGGGCATTTCGGGCGTCGAGTTTCTCCGCTCGATCCCCGGCACGGTCGGCGGCTTCGTGCGCATGAATGGCGGGGCCTATGGCCGCGAGACCTGCAACGTCCTGACCGAATGCGACGTCGTCCTGCGTTCGGGCGAACGCCGCACGCTGGCGCTTGCCGATCTCGGCTACACCTATCGCCACAGCGAATTGCCCGAAGGCGCGATCGTCGTTTCGGCGACCTTCCGCGGCCATCCCGGCGAGCCCGTCGCGATCCAGGCCGAGATGGACCGCATCGCCGCCGCGCGCGAGGAATCGCAGCCGCTGCGCAGCAAGACCGGCGGATCGACCTTCAAGAACCCGCAGGGCCACAAGGCGTGGCAGCTGGTGGATGAAGCCGGCTGCCGCGGCTTGCGCAAGGGCGACGCGCAGGTCAGCGAAAAACATACCAACTTCCTGCTCAATCTCGGCGAGGCGAGCAGCGCGGATATCGAGGCGCTGGGCGAGGAAGTCCGCGCGAAGGTCAAAGCGAAAACAGGGGTCGAACTCGAATGGGAAATCCAGCGCGTGGGGATCGTGAAGTGA
- a CDS encoding cell division protein FtsQ/DivIB, producing MTKRTVRRSPARAPAKKRQQVRKKKGPGLLDQAMSALPVSHETLQKIATWGIVGVTGAVALGVASFFGVPGMVGVAASEVVGEMGFRVEQVDPYGLKHMDKMTVYQAALDQKSRAMPLVDLELVRERLLQYPWIEDARVSRRLPNTLVVNVVEREAAAVWQNRGVLMLIDPNGVALESVSRDAMPDLPLLVGEGANKQEHARRRLMEAAPALKPLVKASSWVGNRRWDLTFDTGERLMLPEGEKEAADALKRFAEDDGTQRLLGRGFVRFDMRVGGTIYAQRRPAPAKPALDAAAPVAENVQGEE from the coding sequence ATGACGAAGCGGACGGTCCGCCGTTCCCCGGCCCGCGCGCCCGCGAAGAAGCGGCAGCAGGTTCGCAAGAAGAAGGGGCCCGGCCTGCTCGACCAGGCGATGAGCGCGTTGCCGGTCAGCCATGAGACGCTGCAGAAGATCGCGACCTGGGGCATCGTCGGCGTCACCGGCGCGGTTGCGCTGGGCGTGGCGAGCTTTTTCGGCGTGCCGGGCATGGTCGGGGTAGCTGCGTCAGAGGTGGTCGGCGAGATGGGCTTCCGCGTCGAACAGGTCGATCCCTACGGTCTGAAGCACATGGACAAGATGACCGTCTATCAGGCCGCGCTTGACCAGAAGTCGCGCGCGATGCCGCTGGTCGATCTCGAGCTGGTCCGCGAGCGACTGCTGCAATATCCGTGGATCGAGGATGCGCGCGTCTCGCGCCGCCTGCCGAATACGCTGGTGGTCAACGTCGTTGAACGCGAAGCCGCCGCCGTCTGGCAGAATCGCGGCGTGCTGATGTTGATCGATCCCAATGGCGTCGCGCTGGAATCTGTGTCGCGCGATGCGATGCCAGATCTGCCACTTCTGGTGGGCGAGGGCGCGAACAAGCAGGAACATGCCCGCCGCCGCCTGATGGAGGCGGCCCCGGCGCTTAAGCCGCTGGTCAAGGCATCGAGCTGGGTCGGCAATCGCCGCTGGGACCTGACCTTCGACACCGGCGAGCGGCTGATGCTGCCCGAAGGCGAAAAGGAAGCCGCCGACGCGCTCAAGCGTTTCGCGGAAGATGACGGTACGCAGCGCCTGCTGGGGCGCGGCTTTGTGCGGTTCGATATGCGGGTCGGCGGGACGATCTATGCCCAGCGCCGCCCGGCTCCGGCAAAACCCGCACTCGACGCGGCGGCGCCGGTCGCCGAGAATGTTCAGGGGGAAGAGTAG
- a CDS encoding SPOR domain-containing protein, producing MNRIRFSHIPAIALALAAGSFAVPVFAQTSEVVAQPNPDADRLAEEMRALAVDPRDMRALLSAAAISNRLDDTSAALAFYARAEKLEPDNPRIFAGRAAALVKLERPGEALLLFQQAEQRGLPMADYASDRGLAYDLMGAPHLAQREYRQALVRGNDDELLRRLALSLGIVGKPEEAMRVIDGLLRRSDRAAWRARAFILAMNGDIPGAERIASSMMPNNMGAALSPFFRRLPNMSPGDRAHAVHFGQMGRTPGRLADAQLSPQLSPYVPEPKPVQVAAATPAPPPSSVAAAAPARDRRSRRDRPRTEVAAAPVTSRPVPQQVEESLPPLPPPPQFVAPPPQLVQEVPAPTPTPRRRRVEIASLPMGSTPADVFGGPAASAIERPRRTPARPSLETPALAGIVDDIDVPESEILAMAVPPVVPTASRPAPEPMRVATASPPPETKAKPAVTRTPPRTAAPAAADAKGKKKEPPKPKPPAEPKRIWVQVAGGANEDTLPTTWKRLAKEAPAAFRGKSAWWTPLRATNRLLAGPFKTNAEAQTFVNLLKKEGMSAFVFTSEPGQKINKLDLK from the coding sequence ATGAACCGGATTCGCTTTTCCCATATCCCGGCAATTGCGCTGGCCCTTGCCGCCGGCAGCTTTGCCGTGCCTGTCTTCGCCCAAACCAGCGAAGTCGTTGCCCAGCCCAATCCCGATGCCGACCGGCTGGCGGAAGAAATGCGCGCGCTCGCGGTCGACCCGCGCGACATGCGCGCGCTGCTTTCCGCCGCGGCGATCAGCAACCGGCTCGATGACACCTCCGCCGCGCTTGCCTTCTACGCCCGCGCCGAGAAGCTGGAGCCCGACAATCCCCGCATCTTCGCCGGCCGCGCCGCCGCGCTGGTCAAGCTCGAACGGCCTGGGGAAGCGCTGCTGTTGTTCCAGCAGGCCGAGCAGCGCGGCTTGCCGATGGCGGATTATGCCTCGGATCGCGGCCTTGCCTATGACCTGATGGGTGCGCCGCATCTTGCCCAGCGCGAATATCGTCAGGCGCTGGTGCGCGGCAATGACGATGAACTGCTCCGCCGTCTCGCCTTGTCGCTCGGTATCGTCGGCAAGCCCGAAGAAGCGATGCGGGTGATCGACGGCCTGCTCCGGCGCAGCGATCGTGCCGCGTGGCGCGCCCGCGCGTTCATCCTGGCGATGAACGGCGATATTCCAGGCGCGGAGCGGATCGCGTCGAGCATGATGCCCAACAATATGGGCGCGGCGCTTTCACCCTTCTTCCGCCGCCTGCCGAACATGTCCCCGGGCGACCGCGCCCATGCCGTGCATTTCGGCCAGATGGGACGCACCCCGGGGCGGCTGGCGGATGCGCAACTCTCGCCGCAGCTTTCGCCCTATGTGCCCGAGCCGAAGCCGGTTCAGGTCGCGGCTGCGACTCCGGCGCCGCCCCCCAGTTCGGTCGCCGCCGCCGCGCCTGCGCGCGATCGCCGTTCCCGGCGGGATCGCCCGAGGACCGAAGTCGCGGCTGCCCCGGTCACGTCGCGCCCGGTGCCCCAGCAGGTCGAGGAAAGCCTCCCGCCCTTGCCGCCCCCGCCGCAATTCGTCGCTCCGCCGCCGCAGTTGGTGCAGGAAGTCCCGGCGCCCACGCCAACGCCGCGCCGCCGCCGCGTCGAGATCGCCTCGCTGCCGATGGGCAGCACGCCGGCCGACGTTTTCGGTGGCCCGGCCGCATCGGCGATCGAACGGCCGCGCCGTACCCCTGCGCGGCCCAGTCTTGAGACACCTGCGCTTGCCGGTATCGTCGACGATATCGACGTGCCCGAATCCGAGATTCTGGCGATGGCGGTGCCACCCGTGGTTCCCACGGCCAGCCGGCCGGCACCCGAGCCCATGCGCGTGGCCACCGCTTCCCCGCCGCCCGAGACGAAGGCGAAGCCTGCCGTTACGCGCACCCCGCCGCGCACCGCTGCGCCTGCCGCTGCCGATGCAAAGGGCAAGAAGAAGGAACCACCCAAGCCCAAACCCCCGGCCGAGCCCAAGCGGATCTGGGTGCAGGTCGCCGGTGGCGCCAACGAGGATACGCTGCCGACCACATGGAAGCGCCTCGCCAAAGAAGCGCCGGCGGCGTTCCGTGGCAAATCGGCCTGGTGGACGCCGTTGCGCGCGACCAATCGCCTGCTGGCCGGCCCGTTCAAGACCAATGCCGAGGCGCAGACCTTCGTCAATCTTCTGAAGAAGGAGGGCATGTCGGCCTTCGTCTTCACCAGCGAGCCGGGTCAGAAAATCAACAAGCTGGATCTCAAGTGA
- a CDS encoding DUF1800 domain-containing protein — translation MSDASIALNRFGLGVRAGEPPVTDPKRWLTGQFDRYDARPAPIAGLPSTSVIAGNLADYLADVREQQRERRQSGDMPQRPGQQRRRAAGYTPPAASGTDPAMTMQDGTEPGAPMRRRNAPMQDMPMAEGQDMPRDPVQQARQFARRQGRDYYAGAVTARCLASLDTPAPFVERMVHFWANHFAVSADKLTVVGLSGQLEFDAVRPHVLGKFRDMLFAVERHPAMLLYLDQAQSVGPNSVAGQVAQRRQARQQPGLNENLAREIMELHTLGVRTVYTQADVTEFARAMTGWTVSGLGRGAGARFAGVDGNPGDFVFADRIHEPGARTILGKQWPQQGYAQASAVLDMLATHPATAKHIATKLARHFAGDDPPPALVAKLERSFLATGGDLPSLYRALIDAPEAWAPKPAKFRTPWDWTIASYRALGTRELQPLAAQNLLRQLGQPVWQPGSPAGWDDVAASWAGPDAIMRRVEAAERMAQRTRDTLDARARAAELFPGALSPSTAQAIARAESPGQGVALMLVAPEFMRR, via the coding sequence ATGTCCGACGCCAGCATCGCCCTCAATCGCTTCGGCCTCGGCGTACGCGCCGGCGAACCTCCGGTCACCGATCCGAAGCGATGGCTTACCGGCCAGTTCGACCGTTACGATGCCCGGCCTGCGCCTATCGCCGGGCTGCCGTCGACATCGGTGATCGCGGGCAACCTCGCCGACTATCTCGCCGATGTCCGCGAACAGCAGCGCGAGCGCCGCCAGTCTGGCGACATGCCCCAGCGCCCCGGCCAGCAGCGCCGCCGCGCCGCGGGTTATACGCCGCCGGCCGCAAGCGGCACCGATCCGGCAATGACGATGCAGGACGGAACGGAGCCGGGTGCCCCGATGCGTCGCCGCAATGCGCCGATGCAGGACATGCCGATGGCGGAGGGGCAGGATATGCCTCGCGATCCGGTCCAGCAGGCGCGTCAGTTTGCCCGTCGTCAGGGCCGCGACTATTATGCCGGTGCGGTCACTGCCCGTTGTCTCGCCTCGCTCGATACCCCCGCGCCGTTCGTCGAGCGGATGGTGCATTTCTGGGCGAACCATTTCGCGGTGTCGGCCGACAAGCTCACCGTGGTCGGCCTTTCCGGCCAGCTCGAGTTCGATGCGGTCCGTCCGCACGTCCTCGGCAAGTTCCGCGACATGCTATTCGCGGTCGAGCGGCATCCTGCGATGCTGCTTTATCTCGATCAGGCCCAGTCGGTCGGCCCGAACAGCGTTGCGGGGCAAGTCGCCCAGCGCCGTCAGGCGCGCCAGCAACCCGGCCTCAACGAAAATCTCGCGCGCGAGATCATGGAGCTCCACACGCTGGGCGTCCGCACCGTCTATACCCAGGCCGACGTCACCGAATTTGCCCGCGCCATGACCGGCTGGACCGTTTCCGGCCTTGGACGCGGCGCCGGCGCGCGGTTCGCGGGCGTCGACGGCAACCCGGGCGATTTCGTCTTCGCCGATCGCATCCACGAACCCGGCGCGCGCACGATCCTCGGCAAGCAATGGCCGCAACAGGGCTATGCGCAGGCGTCGGCGGTGCTCGACATGCTGGCGACCCATCCCGCGACCGCCAAGCATATCGCCACCAAGCTCGCGCGGCATTTCGCCGGAGACGATCCGCCCCCGGCGCTGGTCGCGAAACTCGAACGCAGCTTCCTCGCCACCGGCGGCGATCTGCCGTCGCTCTACCGCGCGCTGATCGACGCCCCCGAGGCCTGGGCGCCCAAACCCGCCAAGTTCCGTACCCCGTGGGACTGGACGATCGCTTCCTACCGCGCGCTCGGCACGCGCGAGCTTCAGCCGCTCGCCGCGCAGAATCTGCTGCGCCAGCTCGGCCAGCCGGTGTGGCAGCCCGGTTCCCCCGCCGGCTGGGATGATGTCGCGGCAAGCTGGGCCGGCCCCGACGCGATCATGCGCCGCGTCGAAGCCGCCGAGCGCATGGCCCAGCGCACCCGCGACACGCTGGATGCCCGTGCCCGCGCCGCCGAACTCTTTCCCGGCGCACTCAGCCCCTCGACGGCACAGGCCATCGCCCGGGCTGAAAGCCCGGGGCAGGGCGTCGCGCTGATGCTCGTCGCGCCCGAATTCATGCGGAGATAA
- the ftsA gene encoding cell division protein FtsA, translated as MAKAAPEGLITALDVGSSKVSALIAQRTDDGQLVVLGTGQRESRGVKRGYVADMHATELAIREAVEQAERIAGTNIENVWVSFSAGGLLSDIVKLEADLGGHRVEQSDIDELLKAGRDAINPQGKMVLHAQPMRYSVDGLAGVKRPIGLHADRLGVDIHVVATEGSPVRNLDLCVRSAHLEVRSIIAAPLATGLACLTDEERDLGVALVEIGAGVTNVSVFQGGVLSGLASIPIGSADITDDIASAFGTARSWAERTKCFYGSANISPRDNHDMIDVVHASPEEGAEGTRITKAQLIAVIRQRLERLIPEIQKELTKLGMGDAVGRQIVLTGGGAELKGIADYMQQVLGSTVRVGRPKGLVALPEAHSGPGFATLAGLACFAASDPIDLRALEPTHQMVTRASPRAVFSRLLAAFRANY; from the coding sequence ATGGCGAAAGCAGCACCCGAAGGTCTCATCACCGCGCTCGACGTCGGATCGTCCAAGGTTTCGGCGCTGATCGCCCAGCGTACCGATGACGGGCAGCTCGTCGTGCTCGGCACCGGCCAGCGCGAGAGTCGCGGCGTGAAGCGCGGCTATGTCGCCGACATGCATGCAACCGAGCTCGCCATCCGCGAAGCCGTCGAGCAGGCTGAGCGCATCGCTGGCACCAATATCGAGAATGTCTGGGTCAGTTTCTCGGCGGGCGGGCTGCTGTCGGATATCGTCAAGCTGGAAGCCGATCTGGGCGGCCACCGCGTCGAACAGTCGGACATCGACGAACTGCTGAAGGCCGGCCGCGACGCGATCAATCCGCAGGGCAAGATGGTCCTCCATGCTCAGCCGATGCGCTATTCGGTCGACGGCCTTGCCGGAGTGAAGCGGCCGATCGGCCTCCATGCCGACCGGCTCGGCGTCGATATCCATGTGGTCGCCACCGAGGGCTCGCCGGTGCGCAATCTCGATCTGTGCGTCCGCTCGGCGCATCTCGAAGTGCGGTCGATCATCGCCGCGCCGCTCGCGACGGGGCTGGCCTGCCTCACTGACGAGGAGCGCGACTTGGGCGTGGCGCTGGTCGAGATCGGCGCGGGCGTCACCAATGTCTCGGTGTTCCAGGGCGGTGTCCTCTCGGGCTTGGCCTCGATCCCGATCGGTTCGGCCGACATCACCGATGATATCGCTTCGGCCTTCGGCACCGCGCGCAGCTGGGCCGAGCGGACCAAATGCTTCTATGGTTCGGCGAACATCAGCCCGCGCGACAATCACGACATGATCGACGTGGTACATGCCAGCCCTGAGGAAGGCGCCGAAGGCACCCGCATCACCAAGGCGCAGCTGATCGCCGTGATCCGCCAGCGGCTCGAACGGCTGATCCCGGAAATCCAGAAGGAACTCACCAAGCTGGGCATGGGCGATGCGGTGGGCCGCCAGATCGTCCTCACCGGCGGCGGTGCCGAGCTGAAAGGCATTGCCGATTACATGCAGCAGGTGCTGGGCAGCACGGTGCGCGTCGGTCGGCCCAAGGGGCTGGTCGCGCTGCCCGAGGCGCATAGCGGCCCGGGATTCGCGACTCTCGCCGGGCTTGCCTGCTTCGCCGCATCCGACCCGATCGATCTCCGCGCGCTCGAACCGACCCATCAGATGGTGACGCGCGCCAGTCCTCGTGCCGTGTTTTCACGACTGTTGGCCGCGTTTCGGGCGAATTATTGA